The Bacteroidales bacterium genome contains a region encoding:
- a CDS encoding Rrf2 family transcriptional regulator, producing the protein MISNTCKYAIRAMIYLALNEDKNSMIGIKQIASDLDIPQPFLSKILQQITRHKLLLSNKGPNGGFMLAKPASEISLMDIVTIIDGSNFFETCIIGLNRCDETLEHAHCPIHNDFSPVRKELKNLFEKKTIGLLAVEISNSGGNIRI; encoded by the coding sequence ATGATATCAAACACATGCAAATACGCTATCCGAGCCATGATTTATCTTGCTTTAAACGAAGATAAAAACTCTATGATTGGGATTAAGCAAATTGCATCTGATCTTGATATTCCACAACCATTTTTAAGTAAGATTTTACAGCAAATTACCAGACACAAGCTACTTTTATCAAACAAGGGACCAAACGGAGGATTTATGCTTGCAAAGCCTGCTTCAGAAATATCCTTAATGGATATTGTGACAATAATTGATGGTTCCAATTTTTTTGAGACCTGTATAATAGGATTAAACAGATGTGATGAGACTCTTGAACACGCTCACTGCCCTATTCACAATGACTTTTCGCCAGTAAGAAAAGAACTCAAAAATCTGTTTGAAAAAAAAACAATTGGCCTTTTGGCCGTT
- the rpiB gene encoding ribose 5-phosphate isomerase B: MKLTTIHLASDHAGYLLKRHVISFLQKEGYSIVDHGADSEQSVDYPDYAHKLAKNINEQTFGIAVCGSGIGISIALNRHSNVRAALCWNQTMATLSRQHNNANVCVLSGRFLSLTDAEKIVTAFLTSSFEGGRHQNRIDKINIK; encoded by the coding sequence ATGAAACTTACAACTATACACTTAGCATCAGATCATGCAGGATATCTTCTAAAGCGACATGTGATTAGTTTCCTACAAAAAGAGGGCTATTCGATTGTTGATCATGGTGCCGATTCAGAACAATCTGTCGATTATCCCGATTATGCGCACAAATTAGCCAAAAATATAAATGAACAAACCTTTGGCATTGCCGTTTGTGGTAGTGGTATTGGAATAAGCATTGCATTAAACCGCCACAGCAACGTTAGGGCAGCACTGTGTTGGAATCAAACAATGGCAACTCTTTCACGCCAACACAATAACGCTAATGTTTGTGTACTTTCAGGACGATTTTTATCACTTACAGACGCTGAAAAAATTGTAACAGCTTTTCTAACATCGAGTTTTGAAGGTGGCAGGCATCAAAACAGAATTGATAAAATTAATATAAAGTAG